In the Flavobacterium sp. 90 genome, GCATTAAAAACATTTTCATTAACTTAAAAAAAATTACATTCGGACTAACAAGAAAACTGAAAACAGAGACTGGATACTAAACTAAACTCTCCATTTCAAGCCATTCCTTAAGCAGCGGATAATTCACTTTTCCGTTTGGCGTAAGTGGCACATCTTCGATAGGCATTACTTTTAAAGAATTAGCATGAAGATTCAGTTTTGCTTTTAAGACTTTTAGAATCAACTCTTTGTTTAAATTTTTGTCTGTGTACATTACGGCCAAATGTTTATCGTTTATTCCTAAGCAAATAAAAGTTTGTCCGCCCAAAGCATCTTTCAGCAGAAGCTCTGTTTCATCAAGATTGAGGCGTACGCCAAATAATTTTACAATTCGTTTTATTCGGCCTACAATATAATAGTAACCTTCGTCGTCTTTTCTGGCTTTGTCTCCGGTATGAAGTTTTTCCTGTTGCTCAAAAAACTGAAGATCTGATCTGATATTGGCATAACCGCCAAATACATTTGGACCAATATAGATCAGTTCGTCGGTTTCATTGTCGATTTCGAAACGACCGTTTTTGACTGGTAAACCAATCGAAGTTCCTTTTCGTAATAAATCTTTTGGAGGCAAGTACGCCATTCTTCCGCAAGCTTCGGTTTGACCGTATTGCGCAAAGAATTGTTTACCGAATTTCTCACTAAAATCTGAAATTGCTTCGATCAGTTTATGGTTTAACATTCCGCCAGTATGCGTAAGATATCTAAGAGAAGGATGATCTTTTTTGAAAAAGCCAATGCTGTACAACATCTCATAAAAATAAGGAACTCCGCCTAAAGTAGAATAGCCGTATTTTTTGAAATCCGCCCAAAATTCTTTCTGAAAAGCATCTTTATCCGTACATACAATTTGACTTGCTTTCATGCAATTTGTAGTGAAAATAGATAATCCGTACACAAAATTTATAGGCACATTTAATGGCACTACATCATCAGTTCGGATTGGCATATATTCCATAATTGATTTTGCATTCTGAACCAGATTTTCATCAGAAAGTCTTACGAACTTTGGCGAACCTGTAGTTCCGGAAGTACTTAGCAGAAGTTTGGTTTTGGCATGTATCGGATAAATTAAATTCACATTTCGTTTAAACAATACAATACTTTCTGATGCATTTACTGCAACATAACCTTCGATTTCTGTTCGCGTAGGATCGTAGATATAATATGGAGTATATTTTTGTTCTAAATTCTCCTTAAAATCCTCTAATAATCCCATTCCTAATAAGGCAATTGTGTATCTGCTTTGATAAAAATTCAGCAATGTTTCTATTGCCGGCAACTGATTATCATTGTATATAAAAACGACAGAACGCAGGTTTTCAATTTCAAGAGACTGATGCATATCTGCAATCGACTTTGAAATTCCTGTACTCGAATCTGTAAAGATCAGTTTTTCGTTTTTTCGGATTAAATCGTATAGTTCCATAAGTTTAGGTCTATTTTAATCGGTTAGTTGTAATTATTGAAAAATGATTTAATACATAGTTTCGAAGTCCAATGAATCTCTCGCAAAGTCGCAAAGCCGCAAAGTAATTATTCAAACTTGGCGACTTGGCGACTTTGCG is a window encoding:
- a CDS encoding AMP-binding protein; amino-acid sequence: MELYDLIRKNEKLIFTDSSTGISKSIADMHQSLEIENLRSVVFIYNDNQLPAIETLLNFYQSRYTIALLGMGLLEDFKENLEQKYTPYYIYDPTRTEIEGYVAVNASESIVLFKRNVNLIYPIHAKTKLLLSTSGTTGSPKFVRLSDENLVQNAKSIMEYMPIRTDDVVPLNVPINFVYGLSIFTTNCMKASQIVCTDKDAFQKEFWADFKKYGYSTLGGVPYFYEMLYSIGFFKKDHPSLRYLTHTGGMLNHKLIEAISDFSEKFGKQFFAQYGQTEACGRMAYLPPKDLLRKGTSIGLPVKNGRFEIDNETDELIYIGPNVFGGYANIRSDLQFFEQQEKLHTGDKARKDDEGYYYIVGRIKRIVKLFGVRLNLDETELLLKDALGGQTFICLGINDKHLAVMYTDKNLNKELILKVLKAKLNLHANSLKVMPIEDVPLTPNGKVNYPLLKEWLEMESLV